Below is a window of Nitrospirota bacterium DNA.
TCTCAATGTCCTTCTTTTCATTCTCCTTATCAATCTCGACCACCAGTGGTGTCTTGGGTTGGGTGCCCTCACCCATCGGCTTACGTTCCAGTACCACGCCCTCAGCCTGAATGGATTCCACAAACTCCATAAAGGCATCTGTGCCCACCACGCTGACAAATTCCTCTATGCCGCCGGGATACATTTTTCGCAGACCTCGCCCCAGTGTCTGCTCGGGGAGAATATTGCTCTTGGCCGAATAGGCACGCAGGCCCACAATAGTGGTGACGTTGCGCACATCCCATCCCTCCTTGAGCATGAGCACGGAGACGATAGCCTTGTATGGGCTTTCCATACTGTCAATCTCATTAGCCTGTTTGCGCAGGAGTTCCAGCGCCTCCTTCTTCTTGCCTGTAGCCGATTCGGAAATCTCTCCGTTGTCCTTGGTATGAATCACCAGAACAGCATTTTTCAAATCAGGGTATGTGCCCTCCAGATACTCAGCCACGTCGTCGCAGTTCCTCGTATCGTCGGTCATGATGAAAAGGATTGCCTTCTTACCTAACTTCTCATGCTCTGCATAGGCATTACGCCACTCGACTACGCCTAAGTGGATATAATCAGCATGCTTCTCGGTATACTTTGCGCTCTGACGTTCAACCAGCTTTGCACGGCTGGGAGCATCAGGCAACACCGGATGCTTAACCACGTTTTGCGAGATGGCCTCCACCAGCGGGTAATCAGCCACTGTCTGCACAAAGATCGCCCCGTTGTTATGCCTGGGCGTGGCTGTCACGTCCACCTGCAGGGACAGTGCGTCCCCCTTCTGCTTCAGGCGGTTGTGGATGTCCTCTATGGACTTAAACCAGGCTAAGCGGTTGTCATGGATATGATGCGCCTCATCGTTTAGGACCACCAGTTCATCAATGTCCCGCACAATCATACCCAAGTCCACCTTTGAATCGGTGGTCGCCCCGGTGGGGCGCTTACCCAGGAAATAGTCCATGGTGTTTTCATCATCCGATGAGGGAGGAATATCATCACCGGCATAGACACGGTGGATGTTAGTAAGAAAAATATTCCCCGTGGGCCGTGTGATGCGAACCTCATCCTGAAGGTGCAGGGTAAGCTGAAAATCATCCCGCCAGTTGCGTCCGTCTACACCCTCATCCGGTAATACCGGGTCTGCAAAAAAGATGCGCAGACCGCTGAAGTCCCGGTAGATGCGGTCAAGCACTATGATATTCGGGGTGATCACCAAAAAGTTACGTGCCAGTTCCGATTCCGGCTCATACAGTTTATGAAAATAACTCCAGGCCAGCACCAGACTCATTACCTTGGTCTTGCCCGTGCCGGTAGCCATCTTTACCACGAAGCGCCGCCACGTCTCATCGAACATTCCTGTCGAGACAGCACCGGAACTATCAAATCGCATCAGGTCATATTTATCCTTCACACCCACCACTTCGTAGAGATAGATGATCGTCTCCACGGCCTCCCGCTGGGCAAAATAATACTGGAACTCCGTCATGATGCCATCGGCCTGCGGAAGCAGGTGCGGGGTATTGAACCACCAGTTAAGGAGGCTCCGGCTGGTGTCGGAAGCCTTCGCATAACCCTTATCACGCCATACCTTCACATGTTTTCTCAGTTCCGGTACCAGCGGCGGCAAGAGCTTTTCAAAGCTCGATGCACGGAGCGCCTCATCCGCCGGAAACCAGCGATGCTCAGGGAGGAGTATTTCATGAGGTGATTCAGAAAATTTAGGATGTAGTGCCATAGTTTATAGCTTTAAAACAAATTTTAAATTTAATTTATATTTAAATCTAAAACACTTAACCATTTGATATTTAAAAGTATTTAAACTTGTATAGACTATTTTAAATTTAATTTATATTTAATTAGCAAGTGTCCAATATCCTGTTCTTCGCGGTCCTACAAACCTTATCTTTCTTTCACGCTTAAGCTCCTGCAGTAGATTTGATATATCCTGAGGCTTCAATTCCTGAAAGGCAAGCTGTAAATCGTGAAGATACCCTTTATTTTTCCCTAAATGTTTTATAATAAGTTCTTTATTCTTTTCCCGTAATAGTCCGGTCAACTTGGTATGAATACCCACCTTCCCTTCGTGGGCATAATAAGTATGGGAAAGGATGTATTTAGCTCCCCTTGTTTTCCCTACCTGTTCGATTATACCCATGTCCAAAAATTTTTTCCTATTCTCTACCTCTGATACAGGCTGTTTTTCCCGTATCTTTTCCAATTCATAAATCTCATCAAACGTTAAGAGAATCTGTCTTGAATTAATAATTTTCTCTAAAAATAAAATAAAACTCTTGTCCTTAACCTGTGCAGGGATCCGTAGGCAAACAGAAAATGCATCACTTTTTGTCAGGTCAGGCAGCCCTTTTCCTTCCTTAATTGTGTGTTCAAATATATCATCCATTCCCTGTCCGGAGCGTTCAACCAACCCGGCTTTCTCAAGTGTCTCCGCAATACAACGGTTTCGCCAATATCTCCTGTAAAGTATATTATCAATTGTGATGCCAGGTGGAAACCCGCCAGGACTCTCAATGACAAACACTTCCGGTGAGGCATTTATAAAAATAGACTGGCTACTGATGGTATAGTCTCTGTGAGCTACAGCATTGAGGACGGCCTCACGAACAGGTTTTTCGCTGAAGGCAAAAATCTCCCGCTGAAAGAGTCCCTCCTGAAAGGGAGTCCGGATGTTCCTTGCGTTGATGGTCTCCCATATTTCATCACAAATCTTGAAAAAGGGCTCACGCCAATTCTTACGAAAATCGTGGGCAGTCTTTTTTACATCCTGCCGCCATTCATAGATAATCTCACTGCACGGCAAAAACTCATCAATCTTTTCCTTCTTGCCAAACAGTATTAGTGCCGCATAGCTAATGCCCTTATCTGTAAACAAACCAACAGCACGTAAGGTCTTATCATTTGAAAAAGAGAGATAATCCTTACGATTAGCCTTTTCAGCCCATCGTTTTTTAAAGTTCTCCATGGCTGATTCATCCATGTCTTTCAAAGTCAATCCTTCAACAATCCGGCTGGACATATCAGGGTCAGATTCATTGAGAATCCTTTTTAATGTCATCTGGTCCATTTCAACCAGTGACTCACCTGCCCGCATAGGGTAATGGTAATTCCCTGTTGAACGGATTGCCTGACCGGATGGGCGAGGCGGTACATGAAAAATCAATACGCGTCCCTTCGGGTGAATTAACTCCTCCACATCAATCCTGATTCTGATATTAGAGAGCAGCTCATTGGAAAGTTTATTGTAGGTTCCTTCAAACGCCTTTGTTCCTACAACTTCCCGATTGTCATTCACTCCAAGAATCAGCCTCCCTCCGCCCTCATTGGCCAATGCAGCACAATAATCCGGAAGATCCCTCTCCCTGCTAAAGCTGTTTCTGGCGGTTTTAAATTCCAGAGTCATATCTTCAGGCCGTTTCAGCCATGTATCAAATTCTTTAATCGTAGTCATATTGCATTATACATTCACTTCAATAATCTTCATGGTATCATTCCCAAAAATGTCCACCACCTTCACTGCAATTTTGCGCCGCCCAGGTATGCATTCATGGAAAATACTTCGCAATTCCAGTGAGCGGTCTTTTCTTGTGCGGAAGGACTGCCACTCGTTCTCAAATACATAATCCCCGGTCCAGACCTCTTCAAATCCTCCCTCACTCCCCCCTTTGACAAAGGGGGGTTGGGAGGGATTTATCGGGACGCTAATGATCTCCCGCTTGCTCTCAAAATTGAAATCCACTGCCCAGTAATCCACCCAATCTGTCCAGTGCTGAGTGAGTACCTCACGGCTGATGATGCCGTCCTTATCCTTGCTGACCTTCACGATCTGGCCTTCTTCAACGACGATCTTGTTCCCCTTGTCTTTCAGGGCAGCTTCAGCGGCAGCGATAGAATCCTGAGAATAGAAGACCGAGAAATCGGTTAATTCGACAGCCACCCCCCTCATTCCCCCCTTTGCAAGGGGGGACGAAAGGGGGGTGAAATGCGGCTTAACCTCTATAAAAGACACATTATGGAATACAACCTGATTCTTTTCAACCGCCCGTTTGTCGAACACTTCTGCGGGAATGTATTTGGGCGCTATATCAATGCCCTTGGCCCTGGCCTCATCCAGTACGTTGGGAAACAACCCCATCTCGAACTCAAAGGCAAGGATGTCCACCTTCGTGATGTGCTTCTGCCGGCACTCTAAGATGACCTCTTCCACAAACAGGCGCGTCACCGGCAGATTGACTGGACCCACTGCCACCAGCCGCCCTGCCTTCTTGCCGTGGAAGGTGCGAAAGCCCTCAATCTTCTCAGCCCGATAAGCTCGCAGGATCAGGTCAAGGAAGTCCCTCTCCTTTTCCTCAAGTTGTTTTCGCTTTTCCTCTTCCCGCAGGTTCGGGTTGACGCCGATGTAGTGCTGACGTTCATACTTGCCGAGGTTCAGGATTTCAAAGGCGCGGTAAGACATACCCTCTTTCTTGAGTTCCCGCTGCACACCGATCATGCGCTTGCGTGTGGTGTGGATGGCAAACTTGCCTAAGTCGGTAACGATCCACTTACGCCCCAATTTTTCCGCTACGGCAGCAGTGGTACCGGAGCCGCAGAAGAAATCAGCGACAAGGTCGCCTTCGTTGGAAGAGGCTTGGATGATACGTTCGAGCAGGGCTTCGGGCTTTTGTGTGCCGTAGCCCAGCCGTTCAATAGCCATCGGGTTAACAGGAGGAATATCATCCCACAGGTTTTGAATTGGAAGCCCAAGAGTTTCATCAACATATCTTTTCAAACATGGTGTTCCAGTTTTGGTATAGGCAATTTTCCCCGCACGTTCAAACTCCTCCATTTTTGCCTTAACATAGGCCCACGTTCTTGATTTCGCCGGCCATTTCCCCTTCCACTCATAAATAAGATTTCCGCCATCTCCATGTTTAGGTGCATCCAGTGGAATTAGTCGGAAAAGCTTACCGTTTTCATCCTTCTTTTTCCAATGAGAGTCTAAATATTCTTGAGAATAAGGAACGTGAACTGGATTCCATATTGGTGCTTCAGCTTTCACATAGTAATGAATAGTATCAGTTATTATGCCGCACCGACCGGGATCATTATGTGCGTTGGCACGCCTCCAAGTAATTTCATTTCTATGATTACTCTTTCCGAAAATTTCATCCAAAATCAATCTTATATATGCAGTGACTCTGTAGTCGCAATGCACAAAGATAGAGCCATCCTCGAAGAGTAAATCCCGCATCAGCACCAGCCGCTCGTAGATCATGGCGATAAAGGAGTCCGCACCCTTGCCCCATGTATCCCTGTAGGCCAGTTCCTCCAGCATGTTCGGTTTCTTGGTGAAGGTGTCGCCGCCAATCTCTATGTCCATAGAGAAATCCGCACCCACGTCAAATGGCGGGTCAATGTAAATCAGCTTGATGCCGCCCTGCTTTTCAATCTCCTCCCCCAGCGGCCCGTTCTTGAGGCTTGAAAGGATCAACTTGTTATCGCCCCAGATGAGTTTATTGGTCCAGCCTTTGAGCTGACGCCCCGAAGAAACATCAAACAGATCCGGCTGGAGTCTCAGTTCCTTTTCCGAGCGCGGTTCATCCACCTGCTCGATGGTCTGAAATGGCAGAACGATATTACAGACCTCGTTGGTCTTACCGTTCCAGACCAGCTCAACTTCCCGCTTCTCCTCAAACAGCAGAAAGCGATAATAGTCCGGCAGCGGCTTATCTGCCTCCAGATAACGCATAATCTCCTGCTTTTCCTGTTCCGTCAGTCGAGCCATGAATCTCCTCAACGTTCTTTAGGCATCCACTCACACACGAGTTGAGGATACCTCAGCTATCTAACTACAATCAAGCAAGCATTTATGCCACGAGTCACCCAATAGCACAAGCTACTTGTTAGGCAACATATATATTAAATACGAATACATTAACAATTATTTGCCGGAGTTCGTCTTCGTTTGAGGTGAGTACAAAACGCCATTCCCCATCACCTTTCTGCCCAAGGTCTTTCTTAAATTTTGGATGTTCCCGAAATGTTTCGGGTACCTTAGTAAGCAACTCTGTAAACTTTGCATTATGTTTATTAAAAATAACGATAGCTGCCTTGCAGTCACGCCATGTGAGATAACTCAGCAATTGATTAACAGCTAAGGTTAATTCTTTATGGCCATGCCACACCTTGCACTCCGCAACAAAGGCGGCGCGGCTTTGGTCTTCAATACGAATATCAGTTTTGCCGACTCGCCGAAATGTTTCCCCAGTTGCCTCACCTTCATAATGCCCGTTCAGGTGAGCAAGCATAATATCTCGCAATTCTTCCTCATCATGCACGGCATATGTTTTCGGCGTAGTCTCGAACGTGCGACCCTCGTGGCGAATCACAGACAGAATATGTTCAAAGTCTTCATTTGTGATCCCTGGTTCTGGTTTGAATCCAGATTTTGGATGTGGTGGCAGCGGCTTAGCCAATTTTCTTTTAATTGGAATCAATTCAATAGATGGGACACCTCCACGTAGCTTTAGAGGAATTCCTAAGAGATCAACTATACCATCGTGTGTTTTCAGTCGCTCCTTTCTTGCGTGAATTGAGCGTCTGATGTTTTCAGGGGCTGTTGTGTTAAACTGCTCAACCTGTGTCTTCTGAGATTCAAGATAGAATCTAATGCATTTTATCTCACTATCGAGTTGCTGCTTTATTTT
It encodes the following:
- a CDS encoding DEAD/DEAH box helicase family protein, coding for MALHPKFSESPHEILLPEHRWFPADEALRASSFEKLLPPLVPELRKHVKVWRDKGYAKASDTSRSLLNWWFNTPHLLPQADGIMTEFQYYFAQREAVETIIYLYEVVGVKDKYDLMRFDSSGAVSTGMFDETWRRFVVKMATGTGKTKVMSLVLAWSYFHKLYEPESELARNFLVITPNIIVLDRIYRDFSGLRIFFADPVLPDEGVDGRNWRDDFQLTLHLQDEVRITRPTGNIFLTNIHRVYAGDDIPPSSDDENTMDYFLGKRPTGATTDSKVDLGMIVRDIDELVVLNDEAHHIHDNRLAWFKSIEDIHNRLKQKGDALSLQVDVTATPRHNNGAIFVQTVADYPLVEAISQNVVKHPVLPDAPSRAKLVERQSAKYTEKHADYIHLGVVEWRNAYAEHEKLGKKAILFIMTDDTRNCDDVAEYLEGTYPDLKNAVLVIHTKDNGEISESATGKKKEALELLRKQANEIDSMESPYKAIVSVLMLKEGWDVRNVTTIVGLRAYSAKSNILPEQTLGRGLRKMYPGGIEEFVSVVGTDAFMEFVESIQAEGVVLERKPMGEGTQPKTPLVVEIDKENEKKDIETLDIEVPVLSPRVYREYKNLVNLDMGTFTDNKVAYQQFSKEEQREIVFKDITTGEKTHTTILDTAGVADFRSVIGYFAQTIMKDLRLVSGYDVLYGKVKEFVQKQLFDREVDLNDPNTLRNLSELSATKTLIETLKKAINALTIQDKGDAEIRDTIKLRQTRPFVAKDQGYLIPKKSVFNKIIGDSHFELLFAQFLEGCDDVVSFAKNYLAVHFKLDYVNTDGDISNYYPDFLVKVSDREVYIVETKGQEDMDVPLKMERLRQWCEDINKVQADVRYDFVYVDEEGFNKYRPASFSELVGSFTEYK
- a CDS encoding putative DNA binding domain-containing protein → MTTIKEFDTWLKRPEDMTLEFKTARNSFSRERDLPDYCAALANEGGGRLILGVNDNREVVGTKAFEGTYNKLSNELLSNIRIRIDVEELIHPKGRVLIFHVPPRPSGQAIRSTGNYHYPMRAGESLVEMDQMTLKRILNESDPDMSSRIVEGLTLKDMDESAMENFKKRWAEKANRKDYLSFSNDKTLRAVGLFTDKGISYAALILFGKKEKIDEFLPCSEIIYEWRQDVKKTAHDFRKNWREPFFKICDEIWETINARNIRTPFQEGLFQREIFAFSEKPVREAVLNAVAHRDYTISSQSIFINASPEVFVIESPGGFPPGITIDNILYRRYWRNRCIAETLEKAGLVERSGQGMDDIFEHTIKEGKGLPDLTKSDAFSVCLRIPAQVKDKSFILFLEKIINSRQILLTFDEIYELEKIREKQPVSEVENRKKFLDMGIIEQVGKTRGAKYILSHTYYAHEGKVGIHTKLTGLLREKNKELIIKHLGKNKGYLHDLQLAFQELKPQDISNLLQELKRERKIRFVGPRRTGYWTLAN
- a CDS encoding site-specific DNA-methyltransferase — protein: MARLTEQEKQEIMRYLEADKPLPDYYRFLLFEEKREVELVWNGKTNEVCNIVLPFQTIEQVDEPRSEKELRLQPDLFDVSSGRQLKGWTNKLIWGDNKLILSSLKNGPLGEEIEKQGGIKLIYIDPPFDVGADFSMDIEIGGDTFTKKPNMLEELAYRDTWGKGADSFIAMIYERLVLMRDLLFEDGSIFVHCDYRVTAYIRLILDEIFGKSNHRNEITWRRANAHNDPGRCGIITDTIHYYVKAEAPIWNPVHVPYSQEYLDSHWKKKDENGKLFRLIPLDAPKHGDGGNLIYEWKGKWPAKSRTWAYVKAKMEEFERAGKIAYTKTGTPCLKRYVDETLGLPIQNLWDDIPPVNPMAIERLGYGTQKPEALLERIIQASSNEGDLVADFFCGSGTTAAVAEKLGRKWIVTDLGKFAIHTTRKRMIGVQRELKKEGMSYRAFEILNLGKYERQHYIGVNPNLREEEKRKQLEEKERDFLDLILRAYRAEKIEGFRTFHGKKAGRLVAVGPVNLPVTRLFVEEVILECRQKHITKVDILAFEFEMGLFPNVLDEARAKGIDIAPKYIPAEVFDKRAVEKNQVVFHNVSFIEVKPHFTPLSSPLAKGGMRGVAVELTDFSVFYSQDSIAAAEAALKDKGNKIVVEEGQIVKVSKDKDGIISREVLTQHWTDWVDYWAVDFNFESKREIISVPINPSQPPFVKGGSEGGFEEVWTGDYVFENEWQSFRTRKDRSLELRSIFHECIPGRRKIAVKVVDIFGNDTMKIIEVNV